In Aspergillus flavus chromosome 3, complete sequence, one genomic interval encodes:
- a CDS encoding apoptosis-inducing TAF9-like domain 1 family protein, with the protein MDPNEEVGLEERLKSALWLAIGKIVDDETIKLGVNATPQFIGALTEMVWAQIETVSQDLESFAKHAGRSTINVSDVMLLARRNEGLESILRAFVDQQREEET; encoded by the exons ATGGATCCAAACGAAGAAGTTGGCCTTGAAGAG CGCCTGAAATCCGCCCTTTGGCTAGCTATTGGGAAGATAGTTGACGACGAAACCATCAAACTTGGTGTGAATGCCACTCCTCAATTCATAGGAGCCTTGACTGAGATGGTCTGGGCCCAGATAG AGACAGTCAGCCAGGATTTAGAATCCTTTGCTAA GCATGCCGGACGCTCGACAATTAATGTTTCCGACGTAATGTTGTTGGCGCGGCGCAACGAAGGGTTGGAATCTATCCTGCGCGCTTTTGTTGACCAGCagcgcgaagaagaaactTGA
- a CDS encoding mono-functional DNA-alkylating methyl methanesulfonate N-term-domain-containing protein → MAYVVPIHKASSVRHALKLQFLNPEEESLVVAKANRLEIYTLTPDGLNLAASCTLYAKVSMLARLPAPAHSPTDHLFVGTDRYTYCTLSWDSAQNRIRTERNYVDIADPSSRESQTGNRCLIDPSGRFMTLEVYEGLVAVVPIVQLPARKRGRAPAVPTGPDAPKVGELGELTTARIDELFVRSSAFLHVQSGLPRLALLYEDNQKKVRLMVRELNYTSATASTSADATLTHIADFAQELDLGASHLIPVPAPLGGLLILGETSIKYVDDDNNEIISRPLDEATIFVAWEGVDSQRWLLADDYGRLFFLMLVLDSDNQVQGWKLDHLGNTSRASALVYLGGGIVFVGSHQGDSQVLRIGNGSFEIIQALSNIAPILDFTIMDLGNRTSESQTHEFSSGQARIVTGSGAFDDGTLRSVRSGVGMEELGVLGDMEHITDLWGLQVQAGGDTLDTLLVTFIDETRVFHFSPDGEVEELDHFLGLSLSENTLLAANLPRGRILQVTEQRVLIADLEGGMVVYEWTPPNELVITAASANDDSLVLVIGGELMTVLDIGTEAQVITEKKFGADSQVSGVTVPASPTEVCVVGFPQLAKVSVLRLRDLTEVHTTSLGPAGEAFPRSVLVADVLADSPPTLFISMADGSVITYSFKTDDYSLSHMNKLILGSEQPTFKKLPRGDGLYNVFATCENPSLIYGSEGRIIYSAVNSEGASRVCHFNSEAYPGSIAVATLHELKIALVDRERTTQIQTLQIGATVRRVAYSPSEKAFGIGTIERKLADGAEIVTSRFMLADEVLFRQLDSFELRPEEIVESVIRAEFPAGKDENGREMTKDRFVVGTAYLDDEGEESIRGRILMFEIDNGRKLTKVAELPVKGACRALAMLGDKIVAALVKTIVIYKVVNNNFGTMKLEKLASFRTSTAPVDVTVVGNVIVVSDLMKSVCLLEFKEGENGLPDSLTEVARHFQTVWATGVACIDKDTFLESDAEGNLIVLRRNLAGVEEDDRRRLEVTSEISLGEMVNRIRPVNIQQLASVTVTPRAFLGTVEGSIYLFAIINPEHQDFLMRLQATMAGKVESLGEMPFNEFRGFRSMVREATEPYRFVDGELIEQFLNCEPELQEEIVNSVGMMNVHEVKVMIEALRRLH, encoded by the exons ATGGCTTATGTCGTACCAATACATAAGGCGAGCAGCGTGCGTCATGCGCTCAAGCTGCAGTTTCTGAACCCAGAGGAGGAATCCTTGGTTGTTGC GAAGGCCAATCGACTGGAAATTTACACGCTTACACCCGATGGGTTGAATCTCGCTGCGTCGTGTACTCTCTACGCTAAAGTGTCGATGCTGGCTCGGCTTCCTGCCCCTGCCCATTCACCCACCGATCACCTTTTTGTTGGCACAGACCGGTACACATACTGCACTCTATCATGGGACAGTGCCCAGAATCGGATACGAACGGAAAGAAACTATGTCGACATTGCTGACCCGTCGTCGCGAGAATCGCAAACTGGTAACCGATGTTTGATTGACCCGAGTGGTCGGTTCATGACGCTGGAGGTCTATGAGGGCTTGGTCGCTGTGGTACCAATCGTGCAGTTGCCTGCCcggaaaagaggaagggcCCCAGCTGTTCCTACTGGGCCTGATGCGCCGAAAGTCGGCGAGCTCGGAGAGCTGACAACAGCGAGGATTGATGAGCTCTTTGTACGCTCCTCTGCGTTCCTACATGTGCAGTCCGGATTGCCGCGCCTAGCATTACTTTACGAAGATAACCAGAAAAAGGTTAGATTGATGGTTAGAGAGTTGAATTACACCTCTGCTACGGCGAGCACCAGTGCGGACGCTACATTAACGCACATAGCCGACTTTGCACAAGAGCTAGATCTTGGAGCTTCTCACCTTATACCAGTGCCCGCTCCGTTAG GTGGCCTTCTCATTCTTGGCGAAACGTCTATTAAATATGTTGATGACGATAACAATGAGATAATCTCCCGGCCTCTAGATGAAGCAACCATATTTGTGGCTTGGGAAGGGGTGGATAGCCAGCGATGGTTGTTAGCCGATGATTATGGAAGGCTGTTTTTCTTAATGCTTGTTTTAGACTCGGATAACCAGGTTCAGGGTTGGAAATTAGATCATCTGGGAAACACATCACGAGCTTCTGCTTTGGTATATCTTGGCGGTGGGATTGTGTTTGTGGGATCCCATCAAGGGGATTCTCAAGTACTACGAATCGGTAATGGCTCATTTGAGATAATCCAGGCCCTGTCCAATATTGCCCCTATATTGGATTTTACCATAATGGATCTCGGGAACCGTACGAGCGAAAGCCAAACCCATGAATTCTCGTCAGGGCAGGCTCGAATTGTCACAGGCTCGGGCGCTTTCGATGACGGGACTTTGCGAAGTGTGCGCAGTGGTGTCGGAATGGAAGAGCTGGGCGTTTTGGGTGACATGGAACACATCACAGATCTATGGGGATTGCAGGTCCAAGCCGGAGGCGATACATTGGATACACTCCTTGTTACCTTTATCGATGAAACTCGTGTGTTCCATTTCAGCCCCGATGGTGAGGTAGAAGAATTGGATCACTTCCTTGGGCTGAGTCTTTCGGAGAACACACTTCTCGCAGCCAACTTGCCTAGGGGCCGAATATTGCAGGTTACCGAGCAACGGGTGCTCATCGCGGATCTGGAAGGTGGAATGGTTGTGTACGAGTGGACACCGCCGAATGAACTGGTCATCACCGCTGCCTCTGCCAATGATGATTCATTGGTGCTTGTCATTGGTGGCGAACTTATGACTGTCTTAGATATCGGGACTGAAGCTCAGGTGATAACAGAGAAGAAATTTGGCGCTGATAGCCAAGTCTCTGGTGTTACAGTTCCTGCATCGCCGACTGAAGTTTGTGTTGTTGGATTCCCTCAACTCGCCAAGGTATCAGTTCTCAGGCTTCGAGACTTAACTGAAGTGCATACTACGTCGCTGGGCCCAGCTGGAGAAGCTTTCCCGCGGTCTGTTCTCGTTGCGGACGTGCTCGCGGACAGCCCTCCTACCCTTTTTATCTCAATGGCAGATGGTAGTGTCATCACTTACTCGTTCAAGACGGATGACTACTCCTTGAGCCACatgaataaattaattcttgGGTCTGAGCAACCAACGTTCAAGAAGCTGCCGAGGGGCGACGGGCTTTACAATGTCTTTGCGACATGCGAGAATCCGAGCCTGATTTATGGCTCTGAAGGCCGCATTATATACTCTGCAGTAAATTCAGAGGGAGCTTCCCGCGTCTGTCATTTTAACTCGGAGGCTTATCCTGGGTCTATTGCAGTGGCTACACTACACGAGCTCAAGATCGCTCTGGTCGACCGGGAGAGGACGACACAGATCCAGACGCTGCAAATCGGTGCAACCGTACGTAGAGTCGCTTATTCACCTTCGGAAAAGGCGTTCGGTATCGGAACAATAGAGCGTAAACTTGCAGACGGGGCGGAAATTGTCACAAGCCGATTTATGCTCGCTGATGAAGTTTTGTTTCGACAGCTAGATTCATTTGAGTTGAGACCAGAGGAGATAGTGGAAAGCGTGATTCGCGCGGAATTCCCGGCGGGCAAGGACGAGAATGGACGTGAAATGACTAAGGATCGGTTCGTCGTTGGAACGGCgtatcttgatgatgaaggggAAGAGTCGATTCGAGGTCGGATACTAATGTTTGAGATTGACAATGGCCGGAAACTGACAAAGGTCGCCGAATTACCTGTTAAGGGGGCATGTCGTGCCCTGGCTATGCTGGGAGACAAGATTGTAGCCGCACTTGTCAAGACG ATCGTTATTTATAAGGTGGTGAACAACAATTTCGGTACAATGAAATTGGAAAAGCTTGCCAGTTTCAGAACCTCAACCGCGCCGGTGGATGTGACCGTGGTAGGCAACGTGATTGTGGTTTCAGATCTCATGAAGAGTGTATGTCTTCTGGAATTCAAGGAAGGGGAAAACGGCCTTCCTGATTCATTAACGGAAGTGGCTCGCCACTTCCAAACCGTTTGGGCCACGGGAGTCGCCTGCATCGATAAGGACACTTTCCTAGAGAGTGATGCGGAAGGAAACTTGATCGTCCTCCGTCGCAACCTTGCTGGAGTTGAAGAGGACGATAGGCGCCGGTTAGAAGTAACCAGTGAAATCTCCCTAGGCGAAATGGTCAACCGCATTCGACCAGTTAACATTCAACAATTGGCAAGCGTCACGGTTACTCCACGAGCCTTCCTAGGCACG GTTGAGGGCTCCATTTACCTGTTCGCCATAATCAATCCAGAACATCAGGACTTCCTAATGCGTCTGCAAGCGACAATGGCGGGCAAGGTTGAGTCCCTGGGTGAGATGCCATTCAACGAATTCCGTGGATTCCGCAGTATGGTTCGAGAAGCAACGGAACCATACCGTTTTGTGGATGGCGAGTTGATCGAACAGTTCTTGAATTGTGAGCCTGAGTTGCAGGAGGAAATTGTCAATTCAGTGGGCATGATGAATGTCCACGAGGTGAAGGTTATGATAGAAGCATTGAGGCGATTGCACTAG
- a CDS encoding chaperonin 10-like protein, producing MEAVRFHGPRDIQVETIDEPICGKGQVKIRPAFVGLCGSDIHEYTGGPVLIPQEPHNITGRSYPVTLGHEFSGIVEEVGEGVTHVSPGQRVVVRPTIFDRQCTACKRGYEYCCENIGFIGLSGYGGGLAKYHVAPAEHFYPIPDNVSLEAAALTEPLAVAWHAVNLSPFKMGDNVMVVGGGPVGIGIVQVLKLQGAKNIMVSELYEKRRKFAIEYGATHTFDPGQEDVTQRVMEVTDSIGADVIFDAAGVEKALNGAISACRTHGTIVNVAVWEKKPAIPVNDLMYNEVNYTGSALYDEGSFEAVIKALGYGQLKPEKMITSKIKLNETVEKGFETLVNDREDHCKILIDVQA from the exons ATGGAAGCGGTCCGCTTCCATGGACCCCGCGACATCCAGGTGGAAACAATAGATGAGCCTATTTGTGGCAAAGGGCAAGTAAAG ATCCGACCAGCTTTCGTCGGACTCTGTGGCAGTG ACATCCATGAGTATACCGGTGGTCCCGTATTGATACCCCAAGAACCCCATAATATTACTGGACGTTCATATCCAGTTACACTTGGTCATGAATTCAGCGGTATCGTCGAAGAAGTCGGAGAAGGAGTAACGCATGTGTCTCCAGGACAGCGGGTCGTCGTACGTCCGACCATCTTTGACCGACAATGCACGGCATGCAAACGTGGCTACGAATACTGCTGCGAGAATATAGGGTTTATTGGGCTTTCTG GGTACGGCGGCGGGTTGGCAAAGTACCATGTCGCACCGGCAGAACACTTCTACCCAATCCCTGACAACGTATCTCTTGAAGCAGCAGCCTTGACCGAGCCACTGGCAGTTGCCTGGCACGCTGTCAATCTATCACCATTCAAGATGGGCGATAATGTCATGGTGGTAGGGGGTGGGCCAGTTGGGATTGGCATTGTGCAGGTGTTGAAGTTGCAAGGCGCCAAGAATATCATGGTATCAGAGCTCTATGAGAAGCGTAGGAAGTTTGCGATTGAATACGGTGCTACGCATACCTTTGATCCGGGCCAGGAGGATGTGACGCAGAGGGTCATGGAAGTGACGGATAGTATAGGCGCCGATGTTATCTTTGATGCTGCTGGTGTGGAAAAGGCATTGAATGGTGCCATCAGTGCGTGTCGCACACATGGTACAATCGTTAATGTTGCGgtgtgggagaagaaaccaGCTATTCCCGTGAACGACTTGATGTACAACGAAGTTAATTATACCGGGTCAGCATTGTACGACGAAGGCTCCTTCGAAGCCGTTATCAAGGCCCTTGGATATG GTCAATTGAAACCAGAAAAGATGATTACGTCGAAGATAAAGTTGAATGAGACGGTGGAAAAGGGATTCGAAACCCTGGTCAACGACCGCGAGGACCACTGCAAGATCCTAATCGACGTGCAGGCATGA
- a CDS encoding trafficking PGA2-domain-containing protein, producing the protein MSSPDTSVAAEALKDFFGQLYTFFETMIVRFFRNFYNSFATVGFNRWTKVTLSVIGYIIIRPYIEAWFKKMSERDRKKMQEKEKAKREAQGGKKAKVSANTLRGGASGGGKVLGEVENTDDEIEDGEDFATASGVPEWTKNARKRQKKYMKSLKEAEANANKLSQDQIMELLDWSDSENEKKDA; encoded by the coding sequence ATGTCTTCCCCCGACACCTCCGTCGCCGCAGAGGCCTTGAAGGACTTTTTTGGCCAATTATATACGTTCTTCGAGACGATGATCGTTCGCTTCTTCAGGAACTTTTATAACTCTTTCGCGACAGTGGGCTTCAACCGCTGGACGAAGGTCACACTCTCGGTGATCGGTTACATTATAATTCGTCCATATATCGAAGCCTGGTTTAAGAAAATGAGTGAACGCGATCGcaagaagatgcaggagaaggaaaaggccaAGAGGGAGGCACAAGGAGGCAAGAAGGCTAAGGTTTCGGCCAATACACTGCGAGGTGGTGCTAGCGGAGGCGGAAAGGTGCTCGGAGAGGTCGAGAATACCGATGACGAGattgaggatggagaagacTTTGCGACTGCCAGCGGAGTGCCGGAGTGGACAAAGAATGCGAGAAAGAGGCAGAAAAAGTACATGAAGAGTCTGAAGGAGGCAGAGGCGAACGCGAATAAGTTGTCCCAGGATCAGATTATGGAATTGTTGGATTGGAGTGATTcggaaaatgagaagaaggacgCCTGA
- a CDS encoding UV-endonuclease UVE-1 codes for MFLRSFHHQQRTFGRALSCHHAARFHDVEEFGARSRRVRHSPASRITHPVPVASSISFLAMVHTSSRSHYKSRVDGLLHSLPRRSLKLATTPVTTSLHSRRLTGGSRGTVGTSQAANMPVDVKLENGDSVNSPSEENVVQAQARTSDLPPDVPPDPESDEDVPVQPEELQEALSRPPPVNSSYLPLPWKGRLGYACLNTYLRYSNPPVFCSRTCRIASILENRHPLLDPSQPAHPTKNRPDRSQTPDIARGQAFVEALGLANARDLTKILRWNDRYGIKFMRLSSEMFPFASHKEYGYRLAPFASEVLAEAGRVIAELGHRVSVHPGQFTQLGSPKNEVVESSIRDLEYHSEMLQLLQLPPQQDRDAVMILHMGGVFGDKEATLNRFRENYQPLSQDIKNRLVLENDDVSWSVHDLLPICEELNIPLVLDFHHHNIIFDSTQVREGTQDIMGLFDRIKATWTRKGITQKMHYSEPTPSAITNRQRRKHSDRVSTLPPCDPTMDLMIEAKDKEQAVFELMRTFKLPGHELFNDMIPHVRTDENKPFKPPRKSTKKNGGFVDLEGHVPPAPTVPEEVVGMGGPERRVYWPPTMEEWLRPKKVIRTKAAQSPRRPRQTKKVDSGVEESLEQDGEVASTALTTPASTPASKTPQRIQRTSSVKKMMMLCPKLLTSRDLGALGSVEVVERSQSVTLKTANLYDHTSIKPYCVLTPLTQLCINAILGEVPEV; via the exons ATGTTTTTGCGGTctttccaccaccagcagagGACTTTTGGTCGTGCGCTTTCTTGTCATCATGCCGCGCGTTTCCATGACGTCGAGGAATTTGGTGCGCGCTCCCGCCGGGTTCGCCACTCTCCTGCTTCGCGGATAACTCATCCGGTTCCTGTGGCAAGCtcaatttctttccttgctATGGTCCATACCTCCTCCCGCTCTCATTACAAATCCCGCGTTGACGGCCTGTTACATTCTCTCCCTCGGAGATCACTGAAGCTTGCAACGACCCCAGTCACGACGTCCTTGCATTCCCGGCGCCTAACAGGAGGCTCGCGTGGCACAGTGGGTACATCACAGGCCGCGAACATGCCGGTAGACGTGAAGCTTGAAAATGGGGACAGCGTGAACTCGCCGAGTGAGGAAAATGTCGTGCAGGCTCAGGCGCGTACTTCGGACTTACCTCCAGATGTTCCGCCAGACCCCGAATCGGACGAGGACGTGCCTGTTCAGCCTGAGGAGCTCCAGGAGGCTCTATCAAGACCCCCGCCTGTTAACAGTAGTTATCTGCCCCTCCCTTGGAAGGGCAGATTAGGATAT GCATGTCTGAATACATATCTACGATACTCAAACCCTCCTGTTTTCTGCTCCCGAACTTGTCGCATCGCCTCGATTTTAGAGAATCGCCACCCGCTTTTAGACCCCTCTCAACCTGCCCATCCGACGAAGAACCGCCCGGACCGGAGCCAGACACCTGATATTGCACGGGGCCAAGCATTTGTTGAAGCATTGGGACTCGCCAATGCACGGGATCTCACAAAGATCCTGCGCTGGAATGACCGCTATGGAATCAAGTTCATGCGACTGAGTAGTGAAATGTTCCCGTTTGCCAGCCACAAGGAGTATGGATATAGATTAGCTCCTTTTGCATCCGAAGTTCTTGCAGAAGCAGGACGGGTCATTGCCGAGCTTGGTCATAGGGTGAGCGTTCATCCCGGCCAATTCACTCAGCTAGGGTCTCCTAAGAATGAGGTCGTGGAGAGTTCGATACGAGATCTAGAGTATCACTCCGAAATGCTGCAGTTGCTTCAGCTGCCTCCCCAACAAGATAGGGATGCGGTCATGATTCTCCACATGGGCGGTGTGTTTGGTGATAAGGAGGCAACCTTGAACCGGTTTCGGGAGAATTATCAACCTCTCTCGCAGGATATCAAGAATCGACTTGTTTTGGAAAACGATGATGTTAGCTGGTCGGTACATGATTTGTTGCCTATATGCGAAGAATTGAATATACCGCTTGTGCTGGacttccaccaccacaacatCATTTTCGACTCAACACAAGTCCGTGAAGGGACTCAGGACATCATGGGGCTCTTTGATAGAATTAAGGCTACATGGACTAGGAAGGGCATCACTCAGAAGATGCACTATTCGGAGCCGACACCTTCTGCTATCACGAACCGTCAGCGGCGAAAGCATAGCGATCGCGTGTCCACCTTGCCTCCATGCGACCCCACGATGGATTTGATGATCGAAGCAAAAGATAAAGAGCAGGCTGTGTTTGAACTGATGAGAACCTTCAAGCTTCCCGGGCACGAGCTGTTCAATGACATGATTCCACATGTTCGTACGGACGAGAACAAGCCATTCAAGCCGCCTCGGAAGTCTACCAAAAAGAACGGGGGCTTTGTTGACCTTGAGGGACATGTTCCTCCTGCACCAACTGTCCCTGAGGAAGTGGTTGGTATGGGAGGTCCGGAGAGAAGAGTTTATTGGCCTCCCACAATGGAGGAATGGCTTCGGCCCAAAAAGGTCATTCGTACTAAAGCCGCCCAGAGTCCCCGACGACCACGGCAGACGAAGAAGGTCGATAGTGGCGTAGAGGAATCATTGGAGCAAGATGGTGAAGTGGCCAGTACCGCTTTGACTACGCCTGCCTCGACGCCCGCGTCCAAAACCCCTCAGCGCATCCAGCGTACCTCTAGCGTGAAGAAG atgatgatgctttGCCCGAAACTTCTAACCTCGCGCGATCTAGGAGCACTGGGGTCCGTCGAAGTCGTCGAGCGAAGCCAGTCAGTTACGCTGAAGACAGCGAATCTCTATGATCATACTTCGATCAAACCTTACTGCGTTTTGACGCCACTTACTCAGTTATGTATCAATGCTATACTTGGGGAAGTCCCTGAAGTTTAA
- a CDS encoding putative actin cytoskeleton organization protein App1, translating into MSQFLSSTSSSWGSGGGAGGGRRQKVYQYLRAANELRQTYAAQWASQINPSREYDEEYLKNTPGAFPDIEIARSEDEEMVIFPSYARRLVKDYDRQRRGSTSTLDEYRGVAEETELERLEREVLEDENAIVAVDVRGWVYSPHRGPMNRKQRLLIALARKLSGVPAPSNYSTDSEGPDSDNASIGKASGKRDDELVDAEAQSIIRKAEGRADAAWKSSASERDGEATPARPLQRTTTSSTLEPSQMSMDELSIANAHLMERLRPFLSNPMNQQPVTVFFFNDGKSQSRSVLTDESGHFTLRAALPFIPTHIRVLASEDLSAMKQVEVIEPSGVSLISDIDDTVKHSAITNGAKEIFRNTFIRELADLTVSGVSEWYTKLAKMGVQIHYVSNSPWQLYPLLERYFKLAGLPPGSFHLKQYSGMLQGIFEPTAERKKGSLEQLLRDFPTRRFILVGDSGEADLEVYTDIALANPGRILGIFIRDVTTSDHKQFFEKSIDHLEPHPSRTRSTPQLIDASDVAPNRPALPPRRPRAPDHRSADAISLDNADLIDLRDDDDLPDTVRPPNGRLPPAKPSKPSSLRTVSAMSDQPGKDNSSQMQDAIKRKPVPPVPPRRPSETPIPPNALPMRSKTFNEVTPSESQELARSKQPPPPPPPRRSNTGATSSTATSNSSTSRPPSQRQPQSYPTAAATAALQYASERLPSPSNLLRSTTTNPSPARSSTNSVDSDQQSVAGSVPPAPLPNKREELWRRRWERAHDILTDKGVVLGSWRVGTDVQDVTMWLVQEAMKDVPRSDTRKN; encoded by the coding sequence ATGTCACAGTTTCTATCgtcgacatcatcctcatgGGGCTCAGGAGgcggtgctggtggtggtcgtCGTCAGAAGGTCTACCAGTACCTGAGGGCTGCGAATGAACTACGTCAGACGTACGCCGCGCAATGGGCGTCGCAGATAAACCCGTCCCGTGAATACGATGAAGAGTACCTAAAGAACACACCGGGGGCATTTCCAGACATTGAAATCGCACGgtccgaagatgaggagatggtgaTTTTCCCGAGTTACGCGAGGCGACTTGTTAAAGACTACGACAGACAGCGTCGGGGATCGACTTCGACGCTCGACGAATACCGCGGTGTGGCCGAGGAGACGGAGCTGGAAAGACTTGAAAGAGAGGTattggaggatgagaatgcgATCGTCGCGGTTGATGTGCGAGGCTGGGTGTACTCGCCTCATCGCGGGCCGATGAATCGTAAGCAACGCTTGCTGATTGCACTCGCGAGGAAACTAAGCGGTGTACCGGCGCCGAGTAATTATTCGACCGATTCTGAAGGTCCCGATTCCGATAACGCTTCTATAGGAAAGGCGTCGGGCAAAAGAGATGATGAGCTTGTGGATGCAGAGGCGCAATCGATCATCAGAAAAGCGGAAGGGAGGGCCGATGCTGCTTGGAAATCCAGTGCGTCGGAACGAGATGGCGAAGCTACCCCTGCACGACCTCTACAAAGAACGACGACATCATCAACGCTCGAACCTTCTCAAATGAGCATGGATGAGCTTTCCATTGCAAACGCACATCTTATGGAGAGACTGCGCCCTTTCTTGTCGAATCCCATGAACCAGCAGCCTGTCACTGTGTTCTTTTTCAATGATGGGAAGAGCCAATCGAGAAGCGTATTGACCGACGAGTCAGGCCATTTTACTTTACGCGCAGCCTTGCCTTTTATTCCGACTCATATCCGTGTCCTAGCATCGGAGGATCTCTCTGCTATGAAACAGGTCGAGGTCATCGAACCAAGCGGTGTCAGTCTCATCAGTGATATTGACGACACGGTGAAACATTCAGCTATCACAAATGGAGCGAAAGAAATCTTTCGGAATACTTTCATTCGCGAATTGGCTGATCTGACTGTCAGCGGTGTCTCAGAGTGGTATACTAAGCTGGCTAAAATGGGTGTTCAGATACACTACGTCTCCAATTCACCTTGGCAGCTATATCCGTTGTTGGAGCGCTACTTTAAATTGGCAGGATTACCTCCTGGTTCCTTTCACCTCAAGCAATACAGTGGTATGCTCCAGGGGATATTCGAGCCTACTgcagaaaggaagaagggctCCCTTGAACAACTACTTCGGGACTTTCCGACGCGCAGGTTCATTCTAGTCGGTGATAGCGGCGAGGCAGACCTCGAAGTTTACACCGACATTGCCCTGGCCAACCCTGGAAGGATCTTGGGCATCTTTATCCGCGACGTCACCACATCAGATCACAAGCAGTTCTTTGAGAAGTCCATCGATCACCTGGAGCCTCACCCATCGCGCACTCGCAGCACTCCCCAGCTCATCGATGCTAGTGATGTAGCACCCAATCGGCCTGCATTACCTCCTCGTCGCCCTCGAGCACCAGACCATCGATCTGCTGATGCCATAAGCCTAGATAATGCCGATCTGATCGACCTTCGTGATGATGACGATCTGCCTGACACGGTTAGGCCACCGAATGGACGCTTACCACCAGCGAAACCATCCAAGCCATCATCTCTACGCACTGTTTCTGCTATGTCAGACCAGCCAGGAAAAGACAATTCATCCCAGATGCAGGATGCCATCAAACGGAAGCCAGTTCCACCAGTACCTCCGCGTCGTCCTTCAGAAACTCCAATTCCACCAAACGCACTGCCAATGCGCTCAAAGACATTCAACGAAGTAACTCCATCCGAATCTCAAGAACTCGCGCGATCCAAACaaccccctccaccaccccCACCCCGCAGAAGCAACACAGGAGCCACATCCTCAACGGCGACCTCGAATTCAAGCACAAGCCGCCCTCCATCCCAAAGACAACCGCAATCATACCCCACAGCCGCAGCAACAGCCGCTCTACAGTACGCTTCAGAGCGTCTCCCGTCTCCCTCTAATCTCCTCCGATCTACAACCACCAACCCCTCACCAGCCAGATCAAGCACAAACAGTGTAGACAGCGACCAACAATCTGTTGCCGGATCGGTGCCTCCCGCTCCATTGCCCAATAAGCGTGAAGAACTCTGGCGGAGACGCTGGGAAAGAGCTCACGATATTCTAACGGATAAGGGCGTGGTGCTGGGTAGTTGGCGAGTCGGCACCGATGTCCAAGATGTCACGATGTGGTTGGTGCAGGAGGCGATGAAAGATGTTCCTCGCTCGGATACGAGGAAGAACTGA